From a single Brassica napus cultivar Da-Ae chromosome C9, Da-Ae, whole genome shotgun sequence genomic region:
- the LOC106416796 gene encoding homeobox-leucine zipper protein HDG5-like isoform X1 encodes MLTIGEESVMISDNRFASPPPPASSSPATIQNPNFNFIPFNSFSSIIPKEEHGMMSMSMMMMMGDGAVEEMMENGSVGGSFGSGSEQAEDPKSGTEFDVNELRDDEQPPPAKKKRYNRHTDRQIQEMEALFKENPHPDDKQRQRLSHELGLKPRQVKFWFQNRRTQMKAQQDRAENVMLRADNDNLKLENSQLQAELRCLSCPSCGGPTVLGDIPFNELHIENCRLREELDRLCCIASRYTDRPMQSMPPSQTLINPASELPHHQPSLELDISAYAGNYPDHPSSDLMSLPPQDTACFFPTQTINNSSNNNMLLADEEKVMAMEFAVSCVQELTKMCDTEEPLWVNKKLDKIGGETLCLNEEEYMRLFPWPMEKNNNNGDFRTEASKANAVVIMNSITLVDAFLNADKWSEMFCSIVARAKTVQIISSGVSGTSGSLMLMYAELQVLSPLVPTREAYFLRYVEQNSENGNWAIVDFPIDSFHDQNSPHEYKRKPSGCIIQDMPNGYSKVKWVEHVEVVVERHVHETFAEYVKSGMAFGASRWVDVLERQCERMASLMARNITDLGVIRSAEARRNMMRLSQRMIKTFCVNISTSYGQSWTALSETTKDTVRITTRKVCEPGQPTGVVLVAVSTTWLPFSHFKVFDLLRDQHHHSLLEVLFSGNSPHEVAHIANGSHPGNCISLLRINVASNSWHNVELMLQESCVDNSGGLIVYSSVDVVPIQHVMNIEDPSNVPLLPLGFSVVPVNPPGEVEGISVNSIPPPSCLLTVGIQVLASNVPTAKPNLSTVTTINNHLCSIVDQITSVLSSTISPTIASSAAAAKQDVI; translated from the exons ATGTTGACAATAGGGGAAGAAAGTGTGATGATATCAGACAACAGATTTGCTTCGCCGCCTCCgcctgcttcttcttctccagcaacaatccaaaaccctaattttaatttcatcCCTTTCAACTCATTTTCCTCCATTATCCCG aagGAGGAGCATGGAATGATGAGTATGagcatgatgatgatgatgggagATGGAGCAGTGGAGGAAATGATGGAAAACGGATCGGTGGGTGGGTCATTCGGGTCGGGTAGTGAACAAGCAGAAGATCCAAAGTCCGGGACTGAGTTTGATGTTAATGAACTTCGAGACGATGAACAACCTCCTCCTGCGAAGAAGAAACGTTACAACAGGCATACTGATCGTCAGATCCAAGAAATGGAGGC ATTGTTCAAAGAAAACCCTCATCCAGACGACAAGCAAAGGCAAAGATTAAGTCATGAACTTGGTCTCAAGCCTCGACAAGTCAAGTTTTGGTTTCAAAATAGGCGTACCCAGATGAAG gcACAACAAGACCGAGCAGAGAATGTGATGTTAAGGGCAGATAACGATAACCTCAAGTTGGAGAATTCCCAACTTCAGGCGGAGCTTCGGTGCCTCTCGTGTCCTTCTTGCGGCGGCCCCACCGTCCTCGGCGACATTCCTTTCAACGAACTCCACATTGAGAACTGTCGCCTCCGTGAAGAG CTTGATCGTCTATGCTGCATAGCTTCAAGATACACAGATCGTCCAATGCAATCCATGCCACCATCTCAGACGTTGATTAATCCTGCTTCGGAGCTTCCACATCACCAACCTTCATTGGAGTTAGATATTAGCGCATACGCTGGTAACTATCCAGATCATCCTTCTTCAGACTTGATGTCGCTTCCTCCACAAGACACTGCTTGTTTCTTCCCAACTCAAACTATTAAcaacagcagcaacaacaacatgTTACTTGCGGATGAAGAAAAGGTTATGGCTATGGAATTTGCTGTCTCTTGCGTCCAAGAACTTACTAAAATGTGTGACACGGAAGAGCCTTTGTGGGTCAACAAGAAATTGGACAAGATCGGTGGCGAGACTTTGTGTCTGAACGAGGAAGAGTACATGAGGTTGTTTCCATGGCCAATGGAGAAGAATAACAACAATGGAGATTTTCGTACAGAAGCTTCAAAGGCAAACGCAGTTGTTATCATGAACAGCATAACGCTTGTTGACGCGTTTCTAAACGCT GATAAGTGGTCGGAGATGTTCTGCTCAATAGTGGCTAGGGCAAAAACTGTTCAGATTATTTCATCTGGAGTTTCTGGAACTAGTGGCTCTCTTATGCTG ATGTATGCAGAGTTACAGGTACTATCTCCACTGGTTCCAACTCGTGAAGCTTATTTTCTACGTTACGTGGAACAAAACTCTGAAAACGGGAACTGGGCAATCGTAGACTTCCCGATCGATAGCTTCCACGACCAAAACAGTCCTCATGAGTATAAGAGAAAACCTTCAGGGTGCATCATTCAAGACATGCCTAATGGATACTCAAAGGTCAAGTGGGTCGAGCACGTGGAGGTAGTAGTCGAGAGGCACGTGCACGAGACCTTCGCAGAGTATGTGAAAAGCGGTATGGCTTTTGGAGCTAGCCGTTGGGTCGATGTGTTGGAGAGACAATGCGAGAGGATGGCTAGTCTAATGGCTAGAAACATAACCGATCTTGGAG TGATTCGATCAGCAGAAGCCAGGAGGAACATGATGAGGTTATCACAAAGGATGATAAAAACATTCTGTGTGAATATAAGCACATCGTACGGACAATCATGGACCGCACTGTCTGAAACAACGAAAGACACTGTGAGAATCACGACAAGGAAAGTGTGTGAGCCTGGTCAGCCAACTGGAGTTGTTCTTGTTGCTGTCTCAACAACTTGGCTTCCATTTTCTCACTTCAAAGTCTTTGATCTCCTCCGTGATCAACATCACCACTCTCTCTTGGAAGTTTTGTTCAGTGGAAACTCACCTCATGAAGTTGCTCATATAGCCAATGGTTCACATCCTGGAAACTGCATCTCTCTTCTTCGTATTAAT GTAGCTAGCAACTCATGGCATAACGTGGAGCTGATGCTACAAGAGAGCTGCGTTGACAACTCCGGTGGCTTGATCGTCTACTCTTCCGTCGACGTTGTCCCAATTCAGCACGTGATGAACATTGAAGATCCTTCAAATGTTCCGCTTTTGCCCCTCGGGTTCTCAGTCGTCCCTGTGAACCCTCCCGGTGAGGTCGAGGGTATTTCTGTCAATTCAATTCCTCCGCCGTCGTGTCTTCTCACCGTTGGGATTCAGGTCTTGGCGAGCAACGTCCCAACCGCGAAACCGAATCTCTCCACCGTCACAACCATCAACAACCACCTTTGCTCCATAGTCGATCAGATCACTTCCGTCCTTAGCAGCACCATTTCTCCGACCATCGCATCTTCCGCCGCCGCAGCCAAACAAGATGTCATCTAA
- the LOC106416796 gene encoding homeobox-leucine zipper protein HDG5-like isoform X2: MISDNRFASPPPPASSSPATIQNPNFNFIPFNSFSSIIPKEEHGMMSMSMMMMMGDGAVEEMMENGSVGGSFGSGSEQAEDPKSGTEFDVNELRDDEQPPPAKKKRYNRHTDRQIQEMEALFKENPHPDDKQRQRLSHELGLKPRQVKFWFQNRRTQMKAQQDRAENVMLRADNDNLKLENSQLQAELRCLSCPSCGGPTVLGDIPFNELHIENCRLREELDRLCCIASRYTDRPMQSMPPSQTLINPASELPHHQPSLELDISAYAGNYPDHPSSDLMSLPPQDTACFFPTQTINNSSNNNMLLADEEKVMAMEFAVSCVQELTKMCDTEEPLWVNKKLDKIGGETLCLNEEEYMRLFPWPMEKNNNNGDFRTEASKANAVVIMNSITLVDAFLNADKWSEMFCSIVARAKTVQIISSGVSGTSGSLMLMYAELQVLSPLVPTREAYFLRYVEQNSENGNWAIVDFPIDSFHDQNSPHEYKRKPSGCIIQDMPNGYSKVKWVEHVEVVVERHVHETFAEYVKSGMAFGASRWVDVLERQCERMASLMARNITDLGVIRSAEARRNMMRLSQRMIKTFCVNISTSYGQSWTALSETTKDTVRITTRKVCEPGQPTGVVLVAVSTTWLPFSHFKVFDLLRDQHHHSLLEVLFSGNSPHEVAHIANGSHPGNCISLLRINVASNSWHNVELMLQESCVDNSGGLIVYSSVDVVPIQHVMNIEDPSNVPLLPLGFSVVPVNPPGEVEGISVNSIPPPSCLLTVGIQVLASNVPTAKPNLSTVTTINNHLCSIVDQITSVLSSTISPTIASSAAAAKQDVI; encoded by the exons ATGATATCAGACAACAGATTTGCTTCGCCGCCTCCgcctgcttcttcttctccagcaacaatccaaaaccctaattttaatttcatcCCTTTCAACTCATTTTCCTCCATTATCCCG aagGAGGAGCATGGAATGATGAGTATGagcatgatgatgatgatgggagATGGAGCAGTGGAGGAAATGATGGAAAACGGATCGGTGGGTGGGTCATTCGGGTCGGGTAGTGAACAAGCAGAAGATCCAAAGTCCGGGACTGAGTTTGATGTTAATGAACTTCGAGACGATGAACAACCTCCTCCTGCGAAGAAGAAACGTTACAACAGGCATACTGATCGTCAGATCCAAGAAATGGAGGC ATTGTTCAAAGAAAACCCTCATCCAGACGACAAGCAAAGGCAAAGATTAAGTCATGAACTTGGTCTCAAGCCTCGACAAGTCAAGTTTTGGTTTCAAAATAGGCGTACCCAGATGAAG gcACAACAAGACCGAGCAGAGAATGTGATGTTAAGGGCAGATAACGATAACCTCAAGTTGGAGAATTCCCAACTTCAGGCGGAGCTTCGGTGCCTCTCGTGTCCTTCTTGCGGCGGCCCCACCGTCCTCGGCGACATTCCTTTCAACGAACTCCACATTGAGAACTGTCGCCTCCGTGAAGAG CTTGATCGTCTATGCTGCATAGCTTCAAGATACACAGATCGTCCAATGCAATCCATGCCACCATCTCAGACGTTGATTAATCCTGCTTCGGAGCTTCCACATCACCAACCTTCATTGGAGTTAGATATTAGCGCATACGCTGGTAACTATCCAGATCATCCTTCTTCAGACTTGATGTCGCTTCCTCCACAAGACACTGCTTGTTTCTTCCCAACTCAAACTATTAAcaacagcagcaacaacaacatgTTACTTGCGGATGAAGAAAAGGTTATGGCTATGGAATTTGCTGTCTCTTGCGTCCAAGAACTTACTAAAATGTGTGACACGGAAGAGCCTTTGTGGGTCAACAAGAAATTGGACAAGATCGGTGGCGAGACTTTGTGTCTGAACGAGGAAGAGTACATGAGGTTGTTTCCATGGCCAATGGAGAAGAATAACAACAATGGAGATTTTCGTACAGAAGCTTCAAAGGCAAACGCAGTTGTTATCATGAACAGCATAACGCTTGTTGACGCGTTTCTAAACGCT GATAAGTGGTCGGAGATGTTCTGCTCAATAGTGGCTAGGGCAAAAACTGTTCAGATTATTTCATCTGGAGTTTCTGGAACTAGTGGCTCTCTTATGCTG ATGTATGCAGAGTTACAGGTACTATCTCCACTGGTTCCAACTCGTGAAGCTTATTTTCTACGTTACGTGGAACAAAACTCTGAAAACGGGAACTGGGCAATCGTAGACTTCCCGATCGATAGCTTCCACGACCAAAACAGTCCTCATGAGTATAAGAGAAAACCTTCAGGGTGCATCATTCAAGACATGCCTAATGGATACTCAAAGGTCAAGTGGGTCGAGCACGTGGAGGTAGTAGTCGAGAGGCACGTGCACGAGACCTTCGCAGAGTATGTGAAAAGCGGTATGGCTTTTGGAGCTAGCCGTTGGGTCGATGTGTTGGAGAGACAATGCGAGAGGATGGCTAGTCTAATGGCTAGAAACATAACCGATCTTGGAG TGATTCGATCAGCAGAAGCCAGGAGGAACATGATGAGGTTATCACAAAGGATGATAAAAACATTCTGTGTGAATATAAGCACATCGTACGGACAATCATGGACCGCACTGTCTGAAACAACGAAAGACACTGTGAGAATCACGACAAGGAAAGTGTGTGAGCCTGGTCAGCCAACTGGAGTTGTTCTTGTTGCTGTCTCAACAACTTGGCTTCCATTTTCTCACTTCAAAGTCTTTGATCTCCTCCGTGATCAACATCACCACTCTCTCTTGGAAGTTTTGTTCAGTGGAAACTCACCTCATGAAGTTGCTCATATAGCCAATGGTTCACATCCTGGAAACTGCATCTCTCTTCTTCGTATTAAT GTAGCTAGCAACTCATGGCATAACGTGGAGCTGATGCTACAAGAGAGCTGCGTTGACAACTCCGGTGGCTTGATCGTCTACTCTTCCGTCGACGTTGTCCCAATTCAGCACGTGATGAACATTGAAGATCCTTCAAATGTTCCGCTTTTGCCCCTCGGGTTCTCAGTCGTCCCTGTGAACCCTCCCGGTGAGGTCGAGGGTATTTCTGTCAATTCAATTCCTCCGCCGTCGTGTCTTCTCACCGTTGGGATTCAGGTCTTGGCGAGCAACGTCCCAACCGCGAAACCGAATCTCTCCACCGTCACAACCATCAACAACCACCTTTGCTCCATAGTCGATCAGATCACTTCCGTCCTTAGCAGCACCATTTCTCCGACCATCGCATCTTCCGCCGCCGCAGCCAAACAAGATGTCATCTAA
- the LOC106418062 gene encoding 14 kDa proline-rich protein DC2.15 has product MAYSKIALLLVLNVIFFTLVSSTSAPCPPPPSKIPNKKPPPSSPYSKPTCKDALKLKVCANVLNLVKVSLPQKAECCALIKGLVNLDAGVCLCTALKANVLGIINLRVPISLSVLFNQCGTKVPSGFQCA; this is encoded by the coding sequence ATGGCTTACTCTAAGATTGCTCTTCTCCTTGTTTTGAATGTCATCTTCTTCACTTTGGTCAGCTCTACATCGGCCCCTTGTCCACCACCACCGTCCAAAATCCCCAACAAGAAACCCCCACCGTCGTCTCCTTACAGCAAACCCACTTGTAAAGATGCTCTTAAACTCAAGGTATGTGCCAACGTGTTGAATTTGGTTAAGGTTTCTCTACCGCAAAAGGCCGAATGTTGCGCTCTTATCAAAGGTCTAGTTAATCTCGATGCCGGGGTCTGTCTCTGCACCGCTTTGAAGGCTAATGTCCTTGGCATTATTAATCTTCGTGTTCCTATTTCACTGAGTGTTCTCTTTAACCAGTGTGGTACGAAGGTTCCATCTGGTTTCCAATGTGCTTAG